A single window of Microbispora hainanensis DNA harbors:
- a CDS encoding pyridoxamine 5'-phosphate oxidase family protein, with amino-acid sequence MEVPHHMARWREVAESAPEFAARVRESFESHKHKTIATLRKDGSPRVSGIEAYIVGDELWFGSMPGALKARDLRRDPRFALHGPPVLLDGADATDATDAADAADAADATGSAGSAGSAGSPGGDTKLSGYAVEVADRDRIAPMLAARGLGPDAFSESHFFIADIREVVLTRIEGSVMVMDLWRPGQGVRRLQRV; translated from the coding sequence ATGGAGGTGCCGCACCACATGGCCAGATGGCGTGAAGTCGCCGAATCCGCGCCGGAGTTCGCCGCCCGGGTCCGGGAGTCGTTCGAGTCGCACAAGCACAAGACCATCGCGACACTGCGCAAGGACGGCTCGCCACGGGTCAGCGGCATCGAGGCGTACATCGTCGGCGACGAGCTGTGGTTCGGGTCGATGCCCGGTGCGCTGAAGGCGCGCGACCTGCGGCGTGATCCGCGCTTCGCACTGCACGGCCCTCCGGTGCTCCTCGACGGCGCCGATGCCACCGATGCCACCGATGCCGCCGATGCCGCCGATGCCGCCGATGCCACCGGTTCCGCCGGTTCCGCCGGTTCCGCCGGTTCGCCGGGCGGGGACACGAAGCTGTCCGGCTATGCGGTCGAGGTCGCCGATCGAGACCGGATCGCGCCCATGCTGGCCGCGCGCGGCCTCGGTCCCGACGCCTTCAGCGAGTCGCATTTCTTCATCGCCGACATCCGGGAGGTCGTGCTGACGCGGATAGAGGGGTCCGTCATGGTCATGGACCTCTGGCGCCCCGGCCAGGGAGTCCGCCGCCTCCAGCGCGTGTAG